The following are from one region of the Nicotiana tabacum cultivar K326 chromosome 3, ASM71507v2, whole genome shotgun sequence genome:
- the LOC107801221 gene encoding uncharacterized protein LOC107801221 gives MKSDPRTRRSNVLCEFHQERGHKTEDCIGLQQEVVRMLNEGYLKELLSDKGRANFARGRDPSQGPPKPPSPAPTIKMIIGGGDDMVINHVKFTITHKLKLTVAHERYVDLEDSIIFDKLDADGLSFPYYDALVITLRIADTDVKRIMVDDGSSACIVHPRVLMQIRLEDKIVPHCITLTGFNNAVEQTFGEILLPVLVGGVTLETTFHVMNQETTYNAIIGRP, from the coding sequence ATGAAATCGGACCCAAGAACCAGGAGGTCCAACGTCCTCTGCGAATTTCACCAAGAAAGAGGGCATAAGACCGAGGATTGCATAGGTCTACAACAAGAAGTAGTCAGGATGCTGAATGAGGGGTATCTGAAAGAACTGTTGAGCGACAAAGGAAGAGCTAACTTCGCCCGAGGACGTGACCCATCTCAAGGACCTCCAAAGCCACCGTCGCCAGCACCCACCATAAAGATGATCATTGGCGGTGGCGACGACATggtaatcaaccatgtgaagttcACCATCACGCATAAACTCAAACTAACGGTCGCCCACGAACGGTATGTTGACCTcgaagacagtatcatcttcgataagttagATGCCGATGGTTTGTCTTTCCCTTACTATGATGCCTTAGTTATAACTTTACGCATCGCTGATACAGATGTAAAAAGAATCATGGTAGATGACGGAAGCAGTGCGTGTATTGTTCACCCGCGAGTTCTCATGCAAATAAGGCTCGAGGATAAAATAGTACCACATTGCATAACGCTAacgggttttaacaatgcagtagAACAGACTTTTGGAGAAATTTTGCTACCTGTACTAGTAGGAGGAGTCACCCTGGAGACAACATTCCACGTTATGAACCAGGAAACAACCTACAATGCCATCATAGGGAGACCATAG
- the LOC142178517 gene encoding exocyst complex component EXO70A1-like — translation MKQKKQHHDEEEEEEATFGLEVLLLDVMGTKKMQKGSHGSLSCSLVAGRWTMGQLLVDELLVAAMAIESLFRGKSCNEIRESAFGLSKRLAQTAQETFRDFEEAVEKDATKTAVSDGTVHPLTSYVINYVKFLFDYQSTLKQLFQEFENGDSNSQLASVTMRIMQALQTNLDGKSKQYKDPALTNLFLMNNIHYMVRSVRRSEAKDLLGDDWVQRHRRVVQQHANQYKRIAWAKILQCLSIQGLTSSGGSNSMGVDGQNSSGPNARLSYLLLDN, via the exons ATGAAGCAGAAGAAGCAGCAccatgatgaagaagaagaagaagaagcaacgttTGGTTTGGAGGTGTTGCTGCTTGACGTGATGgggacgaagaagatgcagaagggcagccatgggagcttgagcTGTTCGTTGGTTGCAGGAAGATGGACAATGGGGCAGCTGCTGGTCGACGAGCTGTTGGTGGCGGCGATGGCA ATTGAATCACTTTTTAGAGGTAAATCTTGCAACGAAATCAGGGAATCTGCCTTTGGTTTGTCAAAGCGACTTGCTCAGACAGCCCAAGAAACCTTTCGTGATTTTGAAGAAGCTGTCGAGAAAGATGCAACCAAAACCGCCGTATCAGATGGAACTGTCCATCCCTTGACGAGCTATGTGATTAATTATGTGAAGTTCCTGTTTGA CTATCAATCAACGTTGAAACAACTGTTCCAAGAGTTTGAAAATGGAGATTCAAATTCTCAACTAGCTTCCGTCACAATGCGCATAATGCAAGCTCTTCAAACCAATTTGGATGGGAAATCTAAGCAGTATAAGGATCCAGCTCTTACTAACTTGTTCCTTATGAACAATATTCACTACATGGTCAGATCTGTTCGCAG GTCTGAAGCCAAGGATTTATTAGGTGATGATTGGGTTCAAAGACACCGGAGAGTTGTACAGCAACATGCAAATCAGTACAAAAGAATTGCTTGGGCAAAG ATTCTGCAATGCCTCTCGATTCAAGGGCTAACATCATCTGGGGGCAGTAACTCTATGGGTGTAGACGGACAAAATAGCAGTGGCCCTAATGCTCGACTTTCATACCTTCTCCTAGATAACTGA